The following nucleotide sequence is from Fructobacillus americanaquae.
ACAATCATTACTGATGCTGATTTATCAATTTCCTTGGGCGACTTAGCCTACAATGGACCGAAAACCAAGGGCTTGGTTGAACTGTTTGAGAGCTTACATTTCAAATCAGCGCTGGCCAAGCTTAAAGCGCATCAATTGGTTGGTCAAGATGATACTTCCGTTGAAGAGGTCGAGTCACGAGACGCTAATTTTCAGCCAGTCAAGGAATTGAACGATGTGGCCTTAGCTGCCCTTGCCAAAGCAGATACCTTAGCGATTCAGATCGATACAGATGCGGATAATTATCATACAGCTGACATGTTAGCCTTTGCTATCGGTAATGATGATTTGGGGTACTTTGCCAGTCTTGACTTTACCTGGTTTGAAAATCAGACACTCCGTGACTTGATTGAAAACCCAAAACAGAAGTTACGACTTTTCAATGCCAAGGAAGTTTGGGTTTTGATGCATCGCTTGGATTTGCAGCTTGCTGGTGTTGATTTTGACTTTATGCTCGTCGCCTATCTGCTCGATACAGTTGGCAATGACAATGTCTTGTCAACCCTAGCCGCTCGCTTCGGTTTGTATCTGCCAGCTGATGAAGATTTTTATGGCAAAGGTGCCAAGTTTGCTGTGCCCACTGATGATCAGGAGGTTTATGATCACCTTGGACACAAGGCGGAAGTGCTTTATGGCTTGCGTGACAAGGCCTTTGAGGAATTGGCTGAGCACAAGCAAACAGATCTCTACCATGATGTTGAGTTGCCATTGTCATTTGTCTTAGCCAAGATGGAAGCCCAAGGGTTTGCCGTTAGGGAAGACCGTTTGGAAAAGATGGGCCAGGAACTTGACGAAAAAATTAGCCAACTCAAGGAAGAAATTTATCGGATTGCCGGTGAGGAATTTAACATTAATTCGACCAAGCAGTTAGGGACGTTGCTCTTTGAAAAGATGAAATTGCCAGTGATTAAGAAGACAAAGACCGGTTATTCAACTGCTGTTGAAGTCTTGGAAGAATTGGCACCACAGGCGCCAATCGTTAGCCATATTCTTGAATATCGGCAACTGGCCAAGATTAAATCGACTTATGTTGATGGCCTCTTGGCCGTTGTTGATCAAGCTGATCAAAAAATCCACACCCGGTTCTTACAGACGTTGACTCAGACTGGTCGGCTGTCATCGGTTGACCCGAACCTGCAAAACATTCCGATGCGGACGGAGGAGGGGCGTAAAATTCGCCACGCCTTTGTTCCCAGTCATCCCGACTGGTTGATTTTCGGTGCGGATTATTCGCAGATTGAATTACGGGTCTTGGCCGCCATTACTGGTGATCCAAACATGAAGAAGGCCTTCATGGATGATGATGACATTCACGCCGAAACGGCTCGCGCCGTCTTTGGCTTGAAGGCCGATGAACCGGTTGATGCTAGCCATCGCAGAACGGCTAAGGCCGTTAACTTTGGCATTGTCTATGGTATTTCTGATTTTGGTTTATCAAAGAACCTTGGCATTTCGCGCAAGGACGCTAAGGCCTTTATCGAAACTTATTTCAAGGAGTTCCCTAAGATTCATGGATGGATGGAACAGATTAAGGATCAGGCTCATCAAGATGGTTTTGTTGAAACGATTGAACATCGCCGTCGCTACCTGCCAGAGATCAATTCCAAGAACTTTAACCGTCGATCGTTTGCTGAACGAACAGCAATGAATTCGCCAATCCAAGGTTCGGCAGCTGATATTATTAAAATTGCCATGATTAAGGTTGACCAGGCCTTAACCAAAGAGGGCTTACAAGCCAAAATGCTTTTGCAAGTTCACGATGAACTGGTCTTTGAATGTCCAAAAGAGGAGTTAGAGCAAGTACGAAAGTTAGTAACCTCCGTGATGGATTCCGCCGTTCATTTGTCCGTACCATTGAAAGTTGAGGACCATGCCGGTCCCACCTGGTACGAAGCCAAGTAAGGTTTTCATCACCAGCTGAAAGGAGTTTTTCATGTCCAGTTCTGAATTGCAACGTAACCGAGCCGTTTTACCAATGTCAGCCGTCCGTGAGTTGACTCTTCTAACCGACCGCCAGATTCGTTACTATGAACAGCACGAATTAATCACTCCAAAACGTGGTAAGGGTGGTCAACGGCGGTTTTCTCTAAATGATATTGACCGCCTCTTGCAAATTAAAGATTACCTCGATGCTGGTGATTCTACTGCCGATATCAAAGAACTCTTTGCTAAGGCCGAGCGGAAAAATCAGCAACAGATTGGTGCTGATAGCAGTCTGCGCCGTTCATTGCAAGATGAATTTGCTCAAATTGCTCGCTTTAATAACCACTGATTTTGACGGTTGATTGACCGAACAAAATGTATTTTGTGAACAATGAATTGATGATTGAAAAAGCTGACCAGTTGGCCAGCTTGGCTGGAGAAAGCCTTCAGCCAAGAAAAAATGTACCCACTATAGCAGCCAAGTAAAGGAGTCTCCAATGGCAAAACCTTCTTACACAAAAGCAGACATTAAGCAGATCGTTCAAGACGAACAAGTTGAATTCATTCGCGTGACATTCACTGACGTGTTGGGCGCTATCAAGAACGTTGAAGTGCCAGTTTCACAACTGGACAAGGTCTTAGATAATGACCTGATGTTCGACGGTTCTTCAATTGAAGGATTCGTTCGGATTAACGAATCTGATATGTATCTTTATCCTGATTTGTCAACATTCATGATTTTCCCATGGGCAACTGACGCGCATGGTGGAAAAGTTGCTCGTTTGATTGCAGACGTGTATTCAAAGGACCGGACGCCGTTTAAAGGGGACCCACGAATTGCCTTAAAGGCTGCCGTTTCACGCGCCGAAGCCGAAGGCTTTACTGCTTTTAACGTTGGTACTGAACCAGAATTCTTCTTGTTCAAGTTAGATGAAAAGGGTGAACCAACCATGGAACTAAACGACCATGGAAACTACTTCGACTTGGCTCCATTGGATCGTGGTGAAAATGTTCGTCGTGAAATCGTTTTGACACTGGAAAAGATGGGCTTTGAAGTTGAAGCTGCCCATCACGAAGTTGCTGCTGGTCAGCATGAAGTTGACTTCAAGTATTCGGACGCTGTTGACATGGCTGACAAGATTCAGACTTTCAAGTTGGTTGTGAAGACAATCGCCCGTAAGAACGGTTACTATGCTACCTTCATGCCAAAGCCAGTCTCTGGTATCAATGGCTCAGGAATGCACACAAACATGTCTTTGTTTGATAAGCAAGGCAATGTTTTTGATGGTCATGATGCTGACAAGAATTTGGGTTTGTCTGATACAGCAATGCATTTCTTGGGTGGTGTTTTAAAGCACGCCCCGGCCTTGACTGCCTTGGCTAACCCAACGGTTAACTCATATAAGCGTTTGACGCCTGGCTTTGAGGCCCCAGTTTATGTTGCTTGGTCAGCATCAAACCGTTCACCAATGGTGCGAGTACCTGCCTCACGTGGTTTAGCTACTCGCTTGGAATTGCGTTCAGTTGACCCAACAACCAACCCTTACACCGTTTTGGCTGCAATCTTATCAGCAGGTTTGGATGGTATCGATAACAAGTTGGAACCATCGACTGCAGTTGATAAAAACATTTACTTGATGGACGAAAACGAACGTAAGAAGGCCGGGATTGTAAACTTGCCCGATACGTTGTTGGCTGCCCTTGATGAATTAAGTAATGATGATGTTGTCATCGATGCAATTGGTACTCATATTACTGATAAGTTTATCGAAGCAAAGCGCATCGAATATACGTCATATCGTCAATTCGTTTCACAGTGGGAATTGGATAACTATTTCATGAACTATTAATCCATATTTTAAAACCGGCTGTAGGTCGGTTTTTTTATAAATGAAGTAGATTTATTTGTTATTTGATATATTGAAAAAATAAAAGCATTTGTTATAATGTGTTTGTAACATAAATAATTTAATAAATGTATAAGGAAGATTTGTATGGAACAGAAAATTGAACATTACAAGATGTATAAATCAGGGAAAAAGTTGGTATATGCTTCAATTGTTGTTTTTTCATTGTTTGCAACGAGTGGATCTTTAGCCAATCAAGAAAAGGTCTCGGCTGATACAACACCATCAAGCAGTACAGCTTCGGTAGATGCTACAAAATCTGATGACACTCTTGTGCGAAGTGGGCAAACTTCAGCTGATAGTTCAAACCTTTCTGGATTGCAAATTTCAATTTCTAACGAAGCTCAAACCTTGGCTGCTGGTAACACACTGAATTTAACAGTGAATGTCAGTTTTAATTCTTTGGCCACTTCTGTTAAAGCCGGTGACAAGATTACGTTGACTATTCCTAACAATTTGGTTAATTGGGATGCGGTTACTACTACCGGTGGTAATCAATATGGAACTTTTTCTCATGACGCTTCATCAAATACGCTGACTTTTACTTTCTCTAAGAATTTTGAAAATCAAGTTGGTTCATTTGGTTTCGGAGTTCATGCCCCCATTAAGTCTGATGCACCCGATACAAGCGATAATGTGATTACATCTACATTTGTTGCTTCTGATGGGAAAAGTTTAACCATTCCAGTTTCTTATGCCAAGTTTAGTACAGGGGCAGTGCCTCCTGCACAGCCTCTGCCGGCTGGTACTAATCGTATGCAAGCCCCTGGAACTGGTGTCGGAAATAATGATCACAAGTATAGTGGTGATGATATTACGACTAATGATGCGGTTAGTCACTGGCCAGAAGTTTTTTCTAATCAGATTAATCAAGATGGGAAAACTATTACAACAAATGTAATGAGCCTTTATGATATCTTGCAACCGGATCAAGATAACTCAAAATCATTGACCGGTCGAAAATATCTGTTTAAAGTTTCTGGTCCCGATGCTTCGATTGATTACAATTCATTCCGTTTCAAGTTACCAAAAAATGGGACTACCACTGCAGGTCAGGGCTGGGGTACTTTAAGTCAAATTCAGAATGGAGATGTTGACGGACAGGCCCATCCAGGTTTTATTTTAGTTCCTTTATCCTCAACTGAAGCACAATTGATTATTCCTGATGGTATGAACATTCAAAACATGACCGTTTTCTTTAATCTAATTGCTCCAGATTATCAGGGAACTTATACTTATGATCAACCCTATACTGATAATCAAGGAACTGGTAGTTGGGATGTTTCATACAAAATGACTTGGCAAAATCCACATGATTATTTTGCTGCGGTACCGGTTCTTTCAGTTCCACAGTCTAAGTTCGCAATGACTACTGATAACATTCCTGATGTGAACGCTTGGCTAAAATCAGATGTAACGGCCAGTGTCACAACAGATAGTGGTAACGTTGATCTAACCAAGGATAT
It contains:
- the polA gene encoding DNA polymerase I, which produces MTKKLLLIDGNSLAFRAFYAMYQQLDRMVTPEGLHTNALVAFNNFLESIVLPMQPDYALVAWDAQSGKETFRGDLYADYKSGRDKTPVEFKEQFPYLREMVLAHGLHNYEQNGLEADDIIGTLSREGEKAGDDVTIITGDQDLTQLATDQVTVKITKKGVTQIEEYTPAHIKEKFGLTPAQIIDKKALTGDTSDNYPGVTKVGEKTALKLLTEYHDLDNLYAHVDDMKKSKMKENLIADKEVAYRAQKLATIITDADLSISLGDLAYNGPKTKGLVELFESLHFKSALAKLKAHQLVGQDDTSVEEVESRDANFQPVKELNDVALAALAKADTLAIQIDTDADNYHTADMLAFAIGNDDLGYFASLDFTWFENQTLRDLIENPKQKLRLFNAKEVWVLMHRLDLQLAGVDFDFMLVAYLLDTVGNDNVLSTLAARFGLYLPADEDFYGKGAKFAVPTDDQEVYDHLGHKAEVLYGLRDKAFEELAEHKQTDLYHDVELPLSFVLAKMEAQGFAVREDRLEKMGQELDEKISQLKEEIYRIAGEEFNINSTKQLGTLLFEKMKLPVIKKTKTGYSTAVEVLEELAPQAPIVSHILEYRQLAKIKSTYVDGLLAVVDQADQKIHTRFLQTLTQTGRLSSVDPNLQNIPMRTEEGRKIRHAFVPSHPDWLIFGADYSQIELRVLAAITGDPNMKKAFMDDDDIHAETARAVFGLKADEPVDASHRRTAKAVNFGIVYGISDFGLSKNLGISRKDAKAFIETYFKEFPKIHGWMEQIKDQAHQDGFVETIEHRRRYLPEINSKNFNRRSFAERTAMNSPIQGSAADIIKIAMIKVDQALTKEGLQAKMLLQVHDELVFECPKEELEQVRKLVTSVMDSAVHLSVPLKVEDHAGPTWYEAK
- a CDS encoding MerR family transcriptional regulator, translated to MSSSELQRNRAVLPMSAVRELTLLTDRQIRYYEQHELITPKRGKGGQRRFSLNDIDRLLQIKDYLDAGDSTADIKELFAKAERKNQQQIGADSSLRRSLQDEFAQIARFNNH
- the glnA gene encoding type I glutamate--ammonia ligase → MAKPSYTKADIKQIVQDEQVEFIRVTFTDVLGAIKNVEVPVSQLDKVLDNDLMFDGSSIEGFVRINESDMYLYPDLSTFMIFPWATDAHGGKVARLIADVYSKDRTPFKGDPRIALKAAVSRAEAEGFTAFNVGTEPEFFLFKLDEKGEPTMELNDHGNYFDLAPLDRGENVRREIVLTLEKMGFEVEAAHHEVAAGQHEVDFKYSDAVDMADKIQTFKLVVKTIARKNGYYATFMPKPVSGINGSGMHTNMSLFDKQGNVFDGHDADKNLGLSDTAMHFLGGVLKHAPALTALANPTVNSYKRLTPGFEAPVYVAWSASNRSPMVRVPASRGLATRLELRSVDPTTNPYTVLAAILSAGLDGIDNKLEPSTAVDKNIYLMDENERKKAGIVNLPDTLLAALDELSNDDVVIDAIGTHITDKFIEAKRIEYTSYRQFVSQWELDNYFMNY
- a CDS encoding mucin-binding protein, whose translation is MEQKIEHYKMYKSGKKLVYASIVVFSLFATSGSLANQEKVSADTTPSSSTASVDATKSDDTLVRSGQTSADSSNLSGLQISISNEAQTLAAGNTLNLTVNVSFNSLATSVKAGDKITLTIPNNLVNWDAVTTTGGNQYGTFSHDASSNTLTFTFSKNFENQVGSFGFGVHAPIKSDAPDTSDNVITSTFVASDGKSLTIPVSYAKFSTGAVPPAQPLPAGTNRMQAPGTGVGNNDHKYSGDDITTNDAVSHWPEVFSNQINQDGKTITTNVMSLYDILQPDQDNSKSLTGRKYLFKVSGPDASIDYNSFRFKLPKNGTTTAGQGWGTLSQIQNGDVDGQAHPGFILVPLSSTEAQLIIPDGMNIQNMTVFFNLIAPDYQGTYTYDQPYTDNQGTGSWDVSYKMTWQNPHDYFAAVPVLSVPQSKFAMTTDNIPDVNAWLKSDVTASVTTDSGNVDLTKDIQILNDGGATAAWNNKQPGTYTVSYQVVYQTTDSTGKTLYSMAKATGSVTIASPSSPNVQQGRVIVRYTDENNQEIAGMPEKKLIGLTGTVYTVDTPSIKGYHYQKADAALVGAFGTSDQPTTITLSYAKDAPTVTNETKTVNETVHYQYADGGQAAADYVATPVTLTRTVSTDAVTGEKTYGNWTADQSFPAVTSPALKGYTANQPEIAAQTVDGDSKDLDFIVTYTKNAPAESTDTKTVNETIHYQYADGSKAADDYVATPIIFTRSVSTDAVTGEKIYGNWIANQSFAAVTSPTLQGYTADQTSIAAQNVTPDSSDLVYTVKYTKDEPKGTTTTDSHDGNVVGQNQIDKVVNPQADTNHVLPNTGLRSERSQSNTNLLFALFASFAGLGIFSRRKKNK